Proteins found in one Falco cherrug isolate bFalChe1 chromosome 18, bFalChe1.pri, whole genome shotgun sequence genomic segment:
- the R3HCC1 gene encoding R3H and coiled-coil domain-containing protein 1 isoform X2, translating to MDGVFLSPNEDEFVGRITEELEHFMLQGQHHRVLLFPPLSSRLRYLIHRTVDNVDLLSSFSVGEGWRRRTVICHSAVRLPSETSDQKPSGNPPRPHRPAQPWGRGGRGGRLRHGGEMHGDNSRACVGSGRIKRPPRKKPDKALYVPKAMRKKAEWGEQEGPVAAGTESPGDVAPEEEICPKALVRGTQEELGESEGSPGGVSVALGKRQEPGEECVSGKSNDDTNNERPPCCTAVPSLENSNVFSGQESQDKDCSDSLSSVHNENPAEAEEQGLSCDNAVGPEGSKILCQAQAEAPKSRDAGVLECDESSSLSESPSRNCCTDPAWLVLENRDKSCAAARSPESGGNMSPPEEQGKDFGAASAVEGGESLSRLESQDQEHPGVAQVEQPQCQNPSEASNEPLVAPEPVCGAEPPAPEEQDERRVAAAVQNHSGKAPVADEEDKERSGLADALWHELHLSAGGREESAAVGGQGSLEDDCTAELFAEIVGNLTVKDISIEKISFDYSSYGDAQLSEGDFGHVTEIYDFSPSLKTEHLLEVFSDFHESGFKIQWVDDTHALGIFSSLSAASQALGRRYPSLKIRPLIHATKQSKIKALQRPTRCGWNKFQY from the exons ATGGACGGCGTCTTCCTCTCGCCCAACGAGGATGAGTTCGTGGGCAGGATCACGGAGGAGCTGGAGCACTTCAtgctgcaggggcagcaccACAG AGTGCTGCTGTTCCCCCCCCTCTCCAGTCGCCTCAGGTACCTGATCCACCGGACCGTGGACAACGTGGATTTGTTGAGCAGCTTTTCTgtgggagagggatggaggaggaggactgTCATCTGTCACTCGGCCGTAAG gctgcccagcgaGACGAGTGACCAAAAACCCAGCGGCAACCCACCGCGCCCGCACCGACCTGCGCAGccgtggggccgggggggccgaGGCGGCAGGCTGCGACACGGCGGGGAGATGCACGGAGACAACTCTCGAGCCTGCGTGGGGTCCGGCAGGATAAAAAGGCCGCCCAGGAAGAAGCCGGATAAAGCCCTGTACGTCCCGAAAGCGATGCGCAAGAAGGCGGAatggggggagcaggaggggccGGTGGCAGCCGGCACAGAGTCACCGGGGGATGTGGCACCAGAAGAAGAGATTTGCCCTAAAGCTTTGGTCAGGGGcacccaggaggagctgggcgAGTCTGAAGGCAGCCCAGGTGGTGTCTCCGTGGCCCTTGGCAAGCGACAGGAGCCTGGCGAAGAGTGTGTTTCGGGAAAAAGTAACGATGACACCAACAACGAACGTCCTCCGTGTTGTACGGCTGTTCCGTCGCTGGAGAACAGCAACGTTTTCTCTGGGCAGGAAAGTCAGGATAAAGACTGTTCGGATTCCCTGTCTTCCGTCCACAATGAAAACCCAGCTGAAGCAGAAGAGCAAGGTCTGAGCTGTGACAACGCTGTTGGACCAGAAGGGAGCAAAATCCTGTGCCAAGCGCAAGCTGAAGCCCCAAAGAGCCGGGATGCCGGTGTGTTGGAGTGCGACGAGAGCTCCTCCCTGTCGGAAAGCCCGAGCAGAAACTGCTGCACGGACCCAGCGTGGCTGGTGCTGGAAAACCGAGAtaagagctgtgctgctgcccggAGCCCGGAGAGCGGTGGAAACATGTCACCCCCTGAAGAACAGGGCAAGGACTTTGGGGCTGCCAGCGcggtggagggaggggagagtCTTTCCCGACTGGAAAGCCAAGATCAGGAGCATCCCGGTGTGGCGCAGGTGGAGCAGCCCCAATGCCAGAACCCCTCAGAAGCCTCGAACGAGCCTCTGGTTGCACCTGAGCCGGTGTGTGGTGCTGAGCCACCAGCTCCTGAGGAGCAGGATGAGCGCcgggtggctgctgctgtgcagaacCACAGCGGGAAGGCACCGGTGGCGGATGAGGAGGACAAGGAGCGTTCAGGCTTGGCTGATGCGCTGTGGCATGAGCTGCATTTGTCTGCAGGTGGTAGAGAGGAGAGCGCAGCCGTCGGCGGGCAGGGCAGCCTCGAGGACGACTGTACCGCAGAGCTCTTTGCAGAG ATTGTGGGTAATTTAACCGTGAAGGACATAAGCATCGAGAAGATCAGCTTTGATTATTCCAGCTACGGAGATGCGCAGCTCAGCGAGGGGGATTTTGGCCACGTGACAGAAATCTACGACTTCTCTCCGTCACTGAAAACGGAGCACCTGCTGGAGGTGTTCTCGGACTTCCA tGAGAGTGGTTTCAAAATCCAGTGGGTCGACGATACGCACGCCCTGGGAATCTTCTCGAGCCTGTCTGCAG CATCTCAAGCCTTGGGGCGGCGTTATCCTTCTTTAAAGATCCGACCTTTGATCCACGCAACAAAGCAGTCGAAAATCAAGGCACTTCAGCGACCAA CACGCTGCGGCTGGAACAAATTTCAGTATTAA
- the R3HCC1 gene encoding R3H and coiled-coil domain-containing protein 1 isoform X1 yields MDGVFLSPNEDEFVGRITEELEHFMLQGQHHRVLLFPPLSSRLRYLIHRTVDNVDLLSSFSVGEGWRRRTVICHSAVRLPSETSDQKPSGNPPRPHRPAQPWGRGGRGGRLRHGGEMHGDNSRACVGSGRIKRPPRKKPDKALYVPKAMRKKAEWGEQEGPVAAGTESPGDVAPEEEICPKALVRGTQEELGESEGSPGGVSVALGKRQEPGEECVSGKSNDDTNNERPPCCTAVPSLENSNVFSGQESQDKDCSDSLSSVHNENPAEAEEQGLSCDNAVGPEGSKILCQAQAEAPKSRDAGVLECDESSSLSESPSRNCCTDPAWLVLENRDKSCAAARSPESGGNMSPPEEQGKDFGAASAVEGGESLSRLESQDQEHPGVAQVEQPQCQNPSEASNEPLVAPEPVCGAEPPAPEEQDERRVAAAVQNHSGKAPVADEEDKERSGLADALWHELHLSAGGREESAAVGGQGSLEDDCTAELFAEIVGNLTVKDISIEKISFDYSSYGDAQLSEGDFGHVTEIYDFSPSLKTEHLLEVFSDFHESGFKIQWVDDTHALGIFSSLSAASQALGRRYPSLKIRPLIHATKQSKIKALQRPKLLHLAKERPQTDTAVAKRLVTRALGLKNKQQDVSGTEMLLPEGLDQEE; encoded by the exons ATGGACGGCGTCTTCCTCTCGCCCAACGAGGATGAGTTCGTGGGCAGGATCACGGAGGAGCTGGAGCACTTCAtgctgcaggggcagcaccACAG AGTGCTGCTGTTCCCCCCCCTCTCCAGTCGCCTCAGGTACCTGATCCACCGGACCGTGGACAACGTGGATTTGTTGAGCAGCTTTTCTgtgggagagggatggaggaggaggactgTCATCTGTCACTCGGCCGTAAG gctgcccagcgaGACGAGTGACCAAAAACCCAGCGGCAACCCACCGCGCCCGCACCGACCTGCGCAGccgtggggccgggggggccgaGGCGGCAGGCTGCGACACGGCGGGGAGATGCACGGAGACAACTCTCGAGCCTGCGTGGGGTCCGGCAGGATAAAAAGGCCGCCCAGGAAGAAGCCGGATAAAGCCCTGTACGTCCCGAAAGCGATGCGCAAGAAGGCGGAatggggggagcaggaggggccGGTGGCAGCCGGCACAGAGTCACCGGGGGATGTGGCACCAGAAGAAGAGATTTGCCCTAAAGCTTTGGTCAGGGGcacccaggaggagctgggcgAGTCTGAAGGCAGCCCAGGTGGTGTCTCCGTGGCCCTTGGCAAGCGACAGGAGCCTGGCGAAGAGTGTGTTTCGGGAAAAAGTAACGATGACACCAACAACGAACGTCCTCCGTGTTGTACGGCTGTTCCGTCGCTGGAGAACAGCAACGTTTTCTCTGGGCAGGAAAGTCAGGATAAAGACTGTTCGGATTCCCTGTCTTCCGTCCACAATGAAAACCCAGCTGAAGCAGAAGAGCAAGGTCTGAGCTGTGACAACGCTGTTGGACCAGAAGGGAGCAAAATCCTGTGCCAAGCGCAAGCTGAAGCCCCAAAGAGCCGGGATGCCGGTGTGTTGGAGTGCGACGAGAGCTCCTCCCTGTCGGAAAGCCCGAGCAGAAACTGCTGCACGGACCCAGCGTGGCTGGTGCTGGAAAACCGAGAtaagagctgtgctgctgcccggAGCCCGGAGAGCGGTGGAAACATGTCACCCCCTGAAGAACAGGGCAAGGACTTTGGGGCTGCCAGCGcggtggagggaggggagagtCTTTCCCGACTGGAAAGCCAAGATCAGGAGCATCCCGGTGTGGCGCAGGTGGAGCAGCCCCAATGCCAGAACCCCTCAGAAGCCTCGAACGAGCCTCTGGTTGCACCTGAGCCGGTGTGTGGTGCTGAGCCACCAGCTCCTGAGGAGCAGGATGAGCGCcgggtggctgctgctgtgcagaacCACAGCGGGAAGGCACCGGTGGCGGATGAGGAGGACAAGGAGCGTTCAGGCTTGGCTGATGCGCTGTGGCATGAGCTGCATTTGTCTGCAGGTGGTAGAGAGGAGAGCGCAGCCGTCGGCGGGCAGGGCAGCCTCGAGGACGACTGTACCGCAGAGCTCTTTGCAGAG ATTGTGGGTAATTTAACCGTGAAGGACATAAGCATCGAGAAGATCAGCTTTGATTATTCCAGCTACGGAGATGCGCAGCTCAGCGAGGGGGATTTTGGCCACGTGACAGAAATCTACGACTTCTCTCCGTCACTGAAAACGGAGCACCTGCTGGAGGTGTTCTCGGACTTCCA tGAGAGTGGTTTCAAAATCCAGTGGGTCGACGATACGCACGCCCTGGGAATCTTCTCGAGCCTGTCTGCAG CATCTCAAGCCTTGGGGCGGCGTTATCCTTCTTTAAAGATCCGACCTTTGATCCACGCAACAAAGCAGTCGAAAATCAAGGCACTTCAGCGACCAA AGCTCCTTCACCTCGCAAAAGAGAGACCCCAGACTGACACTGCCGTGGCGAAGAGGCTGGTGACCCGGGCTCTGGGTTtgaagaacaagcagcaggacGTCTCGGGCACCGAAATGCTCCTGCCAGAAGGCTTGGACCAGGAGGAATAA